The genomic DNA TATAGCCGACCACTTAAACCTTACAAGGGCGACTCTTCGACCTGATTTGACGATTCTTACAATGGCTGGATTTTTGGATGCTAGACCACGGGTCGGGTATTATTATACCGGTAAACCTCAGTCTAAACTGATCGCTGACCATATTAACAAAATGACTGTTAAAGACTATCAATCGATTCCAGTTGTTATTCAGGAACAGTCCTCTGCATATGATGCTATTTGTGCGATGTTTCTTGAGGATGTCGGGACCTTGTTTGTGATTGATCAACAAGGTGTTTTGACAGGTGCGTTATCACGAAAGGATCTTTTGCGGGCAAGCATTGGTAATCAGGATCTTAATGCGATTCCGGTTAGTGTGATTATGTCCCGTATGCCAAATCTAACGGTTTGTAAGAGTGATGACCTGGTAATTGACGTAGCCAAATTGTTAATTGAACGTCAAATTGACGGACTTCCAGTTGTAAAAGATACAAGCAATGGAATAGAGGTTATTGGTCGTATTACAAAAACTAATGTGACGAAAGCTTTTGTTGAAGTCGCTGAAGGTGACATGGATTAAAGGGAGGGACGATTGATGGGTAAAACTCATGAAAATTTAGTATATATTGTGTCGGACTCTGTAGGTGAAACAGCAGAACTCGTTATTAAAGCGGCATCCAGTCAATTTCGTGATATAGATATTGATGTTCAACGTTTTCCTTATGTAGAAGACCGGGAGACGATTGATGAAATTGTGCAGGCTGCCAAGGAAAATCAAGCCATGATCGCCTATACACTCGTTGTCCCAGAGATCAAAAATGATTTGTTAACTAAGACAGAGCACTTGGGAATTGACGCCGTAGATATCATGGGCCCAGCGATTAAGCTTATGGAGCAACGCTTTAACAAAAAACCAAGGTATGAGCCTGGGCTGATTCATAAGTTAGATGAAGATTATTTCCGGAGGGTTGAGGCTATAGAATTTGCCGTTAAATATGATGATGGTCGTGATCCACGTGGGATATTGCGAGCAGACGTTGTTTTAGTCGGTGTATCCCGGACATCAAAGACCCCATTATCCCAATATCTCGCCCATAAACGATTGAAGGTGGCTAATGTTCCGGTTGTCCCTGAGGTCGAACCACCAGAAGAGTTGTTTCAAGTGGATCCTAGAAAGTGTTTTGGCCTTCGGATTAGTCCCGAGCAATTGAATCATATTAGGAAAGAACGGTTAATTGCATTGGGACTCGATGCCCAAGCCAATTATGCAAAAATGGATCGGATCAAAAAAGAACTACAGTATTTTGAAGATGTTGTTGATCGTATTGGCTGTCAAATCATTGATGTCTCGAGCAGAGCTGTGGAGGAAACGGCTAATGTCATTTTTTCTTTATATCAAAGAAAAAATTAATTGCTTAGATCTCTTGATTTCTTAAATTTATATGTATTATAATACATATTTGTGATAAAAATAACAAGTAAAGGTTTTTGTGCTTAACTCGACAAATTTCATAAAATTTAAACATGCAGTGTCTAGAAGGAATTGACGAGGGAGATATAGAATAACTTGTTATGGATAAACGACAGATCTATGTGGACGCAGATAGTTGTCCTGTAAAACATGACATTATTGATTTGGCGGAGGCCAATGAGGTACAAGTCCTATTTGTTGCATCGTACAATCACATGTCCCATAATCATGTACGGGAACAATGGATTTTTGTCGATCCTGTACGAGAAGCGGCTGACATATATATTGTCAATCACGTTGGGGTTGGCGATATTGTAGTTACCCAGGATATGGGACTCGCAAGTTTGTTAACAAAGAAAAATGTTTATGTCCTGACACCAAAAGGAAAATACTTAAAAGAAGAGGATATGTCGAATATCCTATTTTTTCGGCATATGACAAAAAAGGACATTAATGCCGGTAGAAAAGTTAAAGGTCCTTCAGCGTTTACTGATGCTGATCGAGAGCGGTTTAGACAGACCTTATCTAATATATTAGGGACATGGCATTAATTTTTCAAGGGGGTGTGTTCCGGACATGCCCATCAGTCAAGAAACCATTGATCGCATTAGAACGTCCATTGATATTATTGATGTGATTGGAGAGTATGTCCAGCTAAAGAAACAAGGAAGAAGTCACCTTGGACTATGTCCTTTTCACAATGAACGCACACCGTCTTTTTCCGTTTCAGCTGATAAACAAATTTTTCACTGTTTTGGTTGTCATATGGGCGGCAATGTCTATACATTCTTAATGGAAATCGAAGGTATTGATTTTGTTGAAGCCGTTCGTTTATTAGGTGAAAAAACTCAGATTCCGATCCCGGAAATTGAACATTACACCAATCATTCATCGAAGAATCAGACTCAAGAACAATTATATCATGGATTGGAATTACTAACCAAATTTTATTCATATTTGTTGAAGGAATCGAAGTATGGTAATGGCGCAAAGACTTATTTATATGACCGGGGATTTACCGATGAAAGTATTGAAAAATTCCAATTGGGTTACGCCGTTGATGCATGGGAAACAGCGACGGAGTTTTTGGCCAATAGGAAGGTTTCATTAGATCAATTAGAAAAAGCTGGTTTAGTGTCGAAGCGTGAGTTTGATGGCAAGTTTTTCGATCGTTTTCGAAACCGAATTATTTTTCCCATCACGAATCATCGCGGCAAACCGGTTGCTTTGGCTGGGAGAGTTCTTGATGAGTCAAAACCGAAATACTTAAATACGCCGGAATCGAATATATTTCATAAAGGGCAAATATTATATGCATATCACCTTGCACGGCCGAATATAAAAAAGCAGAATCAGGTGATTTTATTTGAAGGTTATGTTGACGTGATTAAAGCCCACCAAGCTGGAGTTACAAACGCTGTGGCATCCATGGGCACCTCTTTAACCGACAACCAAGCGTCTATGTTGGCGCGTAATGCTGAGACTATCATTATTTGCTATGATTCCGACGAAGCGGGTATTCAAGCTGCATTTCGGGCATCGGAACTGCTTAAACCATATGATCGAACGATCAAAATTGCCAATATGCCTAAAGATATGGACCCCGATGATTACATTGATCGTTATGGCGGTGACCGTTTTCAATCAGATGTATTAGGGGCTAGCCGAACGCTAATGGCGTTCAAAATGGAATATCATAAATTAGGAAGAAATTTAAATGATGAAGGAGAACGCCTGCGCTATATAGAAACTACACTATATGATATTGCTAAGCTTAGCAAAGCTGTTGAGCGTGATCATTATT from Tuberibacillus sp. Marseille-P3662 includes the following:
- a CDS encoding pyruvate, water dikinase regulatory protein, which translates into the protein MGKTHENLVYIVSDSVGETAELVIKAASSQFRDIDIDVQRFPYVEDRETIDEIVQAAKENQAMIAYTLVVPEIKNDLLTKTEHLGIDAVDIMGPAIKLMEQRFNKKPRYEPGLIHKLDEDYFRRVEAIEFAVKYDDGRDPRGILRADVVLVGVSRTSKTPLSQYLAHKRLKVANVPVVPEVEPPEELFQVDPRKCFGLRISPEQLNHIRKERLIALGLDAQANYAKMDRIKKELQYFEDVVDRIGCQIIDVSSRAVEETANVIFSLYQRKN
- a CDS encoding helix-turn-helix transcriptional regulator, with the protein product MELNDRQKRILEITKEKGPITGEHIADHLNLTRATLRPDLTILTMAGFLDARPRVGYYYTGKPQSKLIADHINKMTVKDYQSIPVVIQEQSSAYDAICAMFLEDVGTLFVIDQQGVLTGALSRKDLLRASIGNQDLNAIPVSVIMSRMPNLTVCKSDDLVIDVAKLLIERQIDGLPVVKDTSNGIEVIGRITKTNVTKAFVEVAEGDMD
- a CDS encoding YaiI/YqxD family protein, which encodes MDKRQIYVDADSCPVKHDIIDLAEANEVQVLFVASYNHMSHNHVREQWIFVDPVREAADIYIVNHVGVGDIVVTQDMGLASLLTKKNVYVLTPKGKYLKEEDMSNILFFRHMTKKDINAGRKVKGPSAFTDADRERFRQTLSNILGTWH
- the dnaG gene encoding DNA primase, whose product is MPISQETIDRIRTSIDIIDVIGEYVQLKKQGRSHLGLCPFHNERTPSFSVSADKQIFHCFGCHMGGNVYTFLMEIEGIDFVEAVRLLGEKTQIPIPEIEHYTNHSSKNQTQEQLYHGLELLTKFYSYLLKESKYGNGAKTYLYDRGFTDESIEKFQLGYAVDAWETATEFLANRKVSLDQLEKAGLVSKREFDGKFFDRFRNRIIFPITNHRGKPVALAGRVLDESKPKYLNTPESNIFHKGQILYAYHLARPNIKKQNQVILFEGYVDVIKAHQAGVTNAVASMGTSLTDNQASMLARNAETIIICYDSDEAGIQAAFRASELLKPYDRTIKIANMPKDMDPDDYIDRYGGDRFQSDVLGASRTLMAFKMEYHKLGRNLNDEGERLRYIETTLYDIAKLSKAVERDHYLRHLADEFSLSLDALKQQQFQIYKQMKQQQHQTDRQQTFTIQQNHQDPHKLSPAHLTAERQLLAHMLRDPDIAERVKTEIGGQFSDDMHQALAAYLYAYFEEDHLPDVSGFIQILHDAELQKRATEIAMIQINEDVSDREISDYIRQITNYNKRLAIGKKEEEKKAAEGRNDMTRAAEILSEIIMLKKNLNEQ